A genome region from Maridesulfovibrio salexigens DSM 2638 includes the following:
- the pseF gene encoding pseudaminic acid cytidylyltransferase: protein MCIAVIPARGGSKRIKNKNIKDFASKPILYYSITAAIESGLFSHVIVSTDSDDIAEVAEKYGAIAPFRRPAELSDDYTPTAPVLMHAIDWAMENGINAKHACCIYPTAPFVRPADLKEGFELLTSKDAHSVLAVTTFPFPIQRALRINSKGFMEMFWPEHEMTRSQDLPEAYHDAGQFCWVNCKKFRKNNRMYSEETIPVTLPRNLVQDIDTLEDWEAAEVKFEILKKQSLI, encoded by the coding sequence ATGTGTATAGCCGTTATTCCGGCCCGTGGGGGAAGTAAGCGAATAAAAAACAAAAATATTAAGGATTTCGCAAGCAAACCAATTCTCTACTATTCAATTACAGCCGCAATTGAAAGTGGACTATTCAGTCATGTCATAGTCTCAACCGACTCTGATGACATTGCTGAGGTGGCGGAAAAATACGGTGCCATTGCCCCGTTCAGACGCCCTGCCGAGCTTTCGGATGATTACACCCCCACGGCTCCAGTCTTGATGCACGCCATAGACTGGGCCATGGAAAACGGGATTAATGCTAAACATGCATGCTGCATCTACCCCACAGCACCATTTGTACGTCCGGCAGACCTTAAGGAAGGGTTTGAACTCTTAACCTCAAAAGACGCGCACTCGGTTCTAGCAGTGACTACTTTCCCGTTTCCTATCCAGCGAGCACTTAGAATTAACAGCAAGGGATTTATGGAGATGTTCTGGCCTGAACATGAAATGACCCGATCACAGGATTTACCTGAAGCATACCATGATGCCGGACAATTCTGTTGGGTAAATTGTAAAAAATTTCGTAAAAATAACAGGATGTATTCCGAAGAAACTATCCCTGTGACCTTACCTCGTAATTTAGTGCAGGACATCGATACACTTGAAGATTGGGAAGCAGCTGAAGTAAAATTTGAAATACTAAAAAAACAATCCTTAATTTAA
- the pseG gene encoding UDP-2,4-diacetamido-2,4,6-trideoxy-beta-L-altropyranose hydrolase, whose amino-acid sequence MKTEDLLGKDKTLIIRADANSKIGIGHVMRCLALAQEWMDRGGRAIVVGKIANTTLVKKIRNLGLEYEPIDVSYPDSENDAQILLQVAKSAPAGSWIVLDGYFLDTIYQKRIRKNHPNTLVIDDCHHLKKYDAAVILNQNLGAETIVYNVNENAIVLAGSKYVLLRKEFRTSTAKHPVTANDGHISVLVSMGGADALNVSLTILQALQALGNKIELTLVVGPAYPHRHSLDHFAQNSTFNFNIKSNVENMAELIAENDIIIGAGGSSCWEVCSIGRPLVIITTADNQIRISEKLEEAAAAVYLGSAEKIDHETIYHAVKFLVKDTGKRQELSRKALEIFDNKGVSRVVDILVE is encoded by the coding sequence ATGAAAACAGAAGACCTCTTGGGAAAAGATAAAACTCTTATCATAAGGGCTGATGCTAATTCCAAAATCGGAATTGGCCATGTTATGCGGTGCCTCGCTCTCGCTCAAGAGTGGATGGACAGAGGGGGACGAGCTATTGTTGTCGGAAAAATTGCTAATACTACTTTAGTTAAAAAAATTCGTAATCTTGGACTAGAATATGAGCCAATAGACGTTTCATATCCTGATTCTGAGAACGATGCACAAATATTACTCCAAGTTGCGAAGTCTGCACCGGCAGGCAGTTGGATTGTATTGGACGGCTATTTTTTAGATACTATATACCAGAAGCGAATAAGGAAAAATCATCCCAATACTCTGGTTATCGATGATTGCCATCATCTCAAAAAATATGATGCAGCAGTAATTCTGAATCAGAACCTCGGCGCTGAAACGATAGTTTATAATGTGAATGAGAACGCTATAGTTTTGGCTGGCTCTAAATATGTCCTGTTAAGAAAAGAATTTAGGACAAGCACAGCAAAACACCCTGTCACGGCAAATGACGGCCACATCAGTGTTTTGGTTAGTATGGGAGGAGCCGACGCTCTTAATGTGTCTTTAACAATTCTCCAAGCCTTACAAGCTTTAGGCAACAAGATAGAATTAACACTTGTTGTGGGGCCAGCTTACCCGCATAGACATTCTTTAGATCATTTTGCTCAGAATTCGACATTTAATTTTAACATTAAATCAAATGTTGAAAATATGGCTGAGCTGATAGCTGAAAATGATATCATAATAGGAGCCGGCGGTTCCTCCTGCTGGGAAGTTTGCAGCATTGGCAGACCCTTAGTAATAATTACAACCGCTGATAACCAAATTAGGATTTCAGAAAAGCTGGAAGAAGCCGCTGCCGCTGTTTATTTGGGAAGTGCTGAAAAGATTGATCACGAAACAATATATCATGCTGTAAAGTTTCTTGTAAAAGATACAGGTAAAAGACAAGAGCTGTCGCGCAAAGCACTTGAAATATTTGACAATAAAGGCGTCTCAAGAGTTGTGGACATTCTGGTTGAATAA
- the pseI gene encoding pseudaminic acid synthase, protein MPYNKNVYVEINGQMIGPGKRPFIVAEMSGNHNGDIQRAFRIIDAAKQAGADAVKIQTYRPDTITINHDSPDFMINEGLWAGYRLYDLYEKAHTPWEWHKPLFEYAQKIGITLFSAPFDHTAVDLLEQLNTPAYKIASPELIDLPLIQKVARTGKPIVMSTGMATLEEIEEAVEAARSAGAQDIILLHCTAAYPTPPEEANLSTIKELSDRFGVMAGLSDHSMGTTIPILAAGLGAVIIEKHFTLSRKEGGVDSAFSLETEELTQLTAAVKEAHTALGSPAFSPTNSEMLVLKNRRSLYVVKPVVKGEALTEMNIRSIRPGNGLKPKFYNKIIGKKATRDLNFGEPLDATMIEGGI, encoded by the coding sequence ATGCCTTACAATAAAAATGTTTATGTGGAAATTAATGGACAAATGATTGGCCCTGGAAAACGCCCCTTTATTGTGGCGGAGATGTCAGGAAATCATAACGGAGATATCCAAAGAGCGTTTCGAATAATTGATGCCGCAAAGCAAGCCGGGGCAGATGCCGTTAAAATTCAAACCTATCGTCCAGATACTATCACGATAAACCATGACAGCCCTGATTTCATGATAAACGAAGGGCTTTGGGCTGGATACCGATTGTACGATCTCTATGAGAAAGCACATACGCCTTGGGAGTGGCATAAGCCTCTTTTTGAATATGCCCAAAAAATTGGTATAACTCTGTTTTCCGCTCCTTTTGATCACACTGCAGTTGATCTCCTTGAGCAATTAAATACCCCTGCATATAAAATTGCCTCTCCAGAATTGATCGACTTGCCACTCATTCAAAAAGTTGCCCGAACAGGCAAACCAATCGTGATGTCGACTGGTATGGCGACGCTGGAAGAGATTGAAGAAGCAGTAGAAGCCGCTCGGAGTGCCGGGGCACAAGACATCATATTACTCCATTGCACTGCAGCCTACCCAACTCCACCGGAAGAAGCTAACCTATCCACAATCAAAGAACTTTCTGACCGTTTCGGTGTAATGGCAGGCTTATCTGATCATTCGATGGGGACTACAATACCTATTTTAGCTGCAGGACTTGGTGCAGTAATAATTGAGAAACACTTCACTCTTTCTCGCAAAGAGGGAGGAGTAGACAGTGCCTTTTCCTTGGAAACTGAAGAATTGACTCAACTGACTGCGGCAGTAAAAGAAGCTCATACAGCATTAGGTTCTCCCGCTTTTTCTCCTACTAATTCCGAAATGTTGGTGCTTAAGAACCGACGTTCATTGTATGTTGTAAAACCAGTCGTAAAAGGCGAAGCTCTCACAGAAATGAATATTCGGTCAATTCGACCAGGCAACGGTCTTAAACCCAAATTCTACAACAAGATTATCGGAAAAAAGGCAACTCGTGATCTCAATTTCGGAGAACCTCTTGACGCAACTATGATTGAAGGTGGGATTTAG
- a CDS encoding crotonobetainyl-CoA--carnitine CoA-transferase has protein sequence MSQKETFSTRVGSTNTEVDRKHETAQRLRASSIPNSELLDNLGLYLTRQNLSRINFMQMLYQKIVPVHGVIMEFGVRWGQNMALFSTLRGIHEPYNYNRKVIGFDTFSGFPSVSAQDGEHVGIGDYGVTTGWYDELNELLDFHNQNAPIPHKKKYELVKGDASETLPGYLKSNPETIVALAYFDFDIYQPTHDCLSAILPYLTKGSILAFDELNVPDFPGETIALKEILGLSKYAIRRDPSNPLTSYIVIE, from the coding sequence ATGTCGCAGAAAGAAACGTTTAGCACTCGAGTAGGTTCAACAAATACTGAAGTTGATCGAAAACACGAAACAGCTCAACGGCTGAGAGCCTCTTCAATTCCTAATTCAGAATTACTCGATAATTTAGGATTATACCTTACACGTCAAAATTTATCACGAATCAACTTCATGCAAATGTTGTATCAAAAAATAGTTCCTGTGCATGGAGTCATAATGGAATTTGGTGTCAGATGGGGGCAAAACATGGCCCTTTTTTCCACTTTACGAGGAATCCATGAACCATACAATTACAATCGCAAAGTTATTGGTTTTGATACTTTTAGTGGATTTCCATCTGTAAGTGCTCAAGATGGCGAACATGTAGGGATTGGTGATTACGGAGTCACAACAGGCTGGTACGATGAGCTTAATGAACTGCTCGACTTTCATAATCAAAACGCACCTATTCCACATAAAAAAAAATATGAATTAGTCAAAGGCGATGCTTCAGAAACACTACCGGGATATCTTAAGTCAAACCCTGAAACCATCGTAGCGCTCGCATATTTTGATTTCGATATTTATCAACCGACTCATGATTGCCTTAGCGCTATATTACCTTATCTCACCAAAGGTAGTATTTTAGCTTTTGATGAACTTAACGTTCCAGACTTTCCAGGTGAAACCATTGCTCTCAAAGAAATTCTCGGATTATCTAAATATGCTATTAGAAGAGATCCATCAAATCCTCTCACTTCATATATTGTTATTGAATAA
- a CDS encoding ATP-grasp domain-containing protein, which translates to MNSKRFSVAHEIITVPVGNVLVTSVSRKAPLVQAMKTALKRISKEAQVIAGDIDPDAPAQHVADAFWIMPRLTSKVLPDLIQGCRERGISVILPSRDGELPFWAHHRKKFAEAGIAILVSEEKSVNLCLDKLEFAKFGKTAHLSVINAAKKPGHVGTGPYVVKERFGAGSKKIGLSLSLDEALAHAKTLKNPIYQPHITGPEISIDGWVNQHGVVIGVVLRRRDRIIAGESQVTTTFRDEKLEREASLILKQYNLRGPVVMQAIISNNTMHMIECNPRFGGASTTSIAAGLDSLYWSLIEVFGQDKPTVFKRTADNVKQVRLPVDMVFYDTDI; encoded by the coding sequence ATGAACAGTAAACGTTTTAGTGTGGCTCACGAAATAATTACAGTCCCAGTAGGAAATGTATTGGTTACTTCCGTATCTCGGAAAGCTCCACTAGTTCAGGCTATGAAAACTGCCTTGAAACGGATATCCAAAGAAGCACAAGTTATTGCTGGAGACATAGACCCTGATGCTCCTGCGCAGCATGTAGCGGATGCTTTTTGGATCATGCCTAGGCTGACTAGCAAGGTGCTACCAGATTTGATTCAAGGTTGCCGAGAACGCGGTATCTCAGTTATTCTACCATCTCGCGATGGAGAATTGCCTTTCTGGGCGCATCACCGGAAAAAATTTGCCGAAGCAGGTATTGCGATTTTAGTTTCTGAAGAAAAATCAGTAAATCTTTGCTTAGACAAACTTGAATTTGCCAAGTTCGGAAAGACGGCACATCTTTCTGTTATTAATGCAGCTAAAAAGCCAGGACACGTTGGGACCGGACCGTATGTCGTGAAAGAACGATTCGGCGCTGGTTCTAAAAAAATTGGCCTCTCCCTATCCTTAGATGAAGCATTGGCACACGCAAAAACTCTTAAGAATCCTATCTACCAACCCCATATAACAGGTCCTGAAATCAGTATTGATGGCTGGGTAAATCAACATGGTGTTGTTATCGGAGTGGTACTACGTCGAAGAGATCGAATAATCGCTGGGGAATCTCAGGTAACAACCACATTTCGTGACGAAAAACTGGAACGTGAAGCTTCTCTTATATTGAAGCAATATAATTTACGCGGCCCAGTCGTAATGCAGGCTATTATTTCAAATAATACTATGCACATGATAGAATGCAATCCCCGCTTTGGAGGCGCTTCAACAACATCAATTGCCGCTGGATTAGACTCCCTTTATTGGAGCCTTATCGAAGTTTTCGGGCAGGACAAGCCTACTGTTTTCAAACGTACTGCCGACAATGTTAAGCAAGTTAGACTGCCGGTTGACATGGTGTTTTATGATACTGATATTTGA
- a CDS encoding HAD family hydrolase: protein MILIFDLDDTLYDEMSFVTSGLHAVAKHGETAFGLNAEQSYLDLIKILNEQGRGRVFNLWLDSHGIMSKGRVSECIKIYRHHKPKLTLFPQAQALLSKYHGVTPLYLVTDGHKVVQHNKVKALGLESKFKRIFITHRFGIKNAKPSTYCFELIRRSEGCDWSDMIYVGDNPSKDFVNLNKVGMLTVRVLTGGHRHVEAKHGYDAKIVIKDLHEFNKQIFTSILGAGNE from the coding sequence ATGATACTGATATTTGACCTTGATGACACTCTCTATGATGAAATGAGCTTTGTTACGAGTGGCCTTCATGCCGTTGCCAAACACGGAGAGACCGCTTTTGGGCTAAATGCTGAGCAGTCATATCTCGACTTAATTAAAATATTAAATGAGCAAGGACGGGGACGAGTCTTTAACTTATGGCTTGACTCGCATGGGATTATGTCTAAAGGGCGAGTCTCCGAATGCATTAAAATATACCGTCACCATAAACCAAAGCTGACACTGTTTCCACAGGCACAAGCATTACTAAGTAAATATCATGGAGTAACACCTCTCTACCTCGTAACTGATGGGCACAAAGTAGTTCAACATAACAAAGTCAAAGCACTCGGTTTAGAATCAAAATTCAAACGTATTTTTATTACGCATCGTTTCGGCATCAAAAACGCTAAACCTTCAACTTATTGTTTTGAGCTTATTCGCCGCTCAGAGGGATGTGATTGGTCTGATATGATCTATGTTGGGGACAATCCGAGTAAGGATTTTGTTAACCTCAATAAAGTCGGGATGCTAACTGTTAGAGTGCTCACTGGTGGACACCGCCATGTTGAAGCCAAGCATGGCTATGATGCAAAAATTGTTATTAAAGATCTTCACGAATTTAATAAACAGATATTCACGTCTATTTTGGGAGCTGGAAATGAATAA
- a CDS encoding IS3 family transposase (programmed frameshift) codes for MKKSKFTDEQIAFALRQAETGTKVNEVCRKMGISEATFYNWKKKYGGLGVSELRRLKQLEEENRQLKKLVADLSLDKQMLQDVLNKKALKPAQLIKFAEYLEQAYLVSIRRRCSVLCLGRSSYYYKSVRKDDTPLRLRIRDIAESRVRYGCHRIYILLRREGWYVNHKKVHRIYCEEGLNLRSKRPRRHISAARRMDRPELSTIDQCWSMDFVADNLYNGRRIRALTVVDNFSRECLDIYVDSSIKGDKVVARLEWLRVISGRKPIRIQVDNGSEFISKALDKWAYENEVVLDFSRPGKPTDNPFIESFNGSFRDECLNTHWFLSVSDARTRIETWRKEYNEFRPHSSLGDQTPNDCALAHKTPSEGRIYLYLTGTE; via the exons GTGAAGAAAAGTAAATTTACCGATGAACAGATTGCATTTGCACTACGTCAGGCCGAAACGGGCACAAAGGTCAACGAAGTCTGTCGCAAGATGGGGATATCCGAAGCTACTTTTTACAACTGGAAAAAGAAATACGGTGGTCTTGGCGTAAGCGAGCTGCGCCGCTTGAAACAGCTTGAAGAAGAAAACCGCCAATTAAAGAAACTGGTTGCCGATCTGAGTTTGGACAAGCAAATGCTTCAGGATGTTTTGA ACAAAAAAGCTTTGAAGCCTGCCCAGTTGATCAAATTTGCTGAATATTTGGAGCAGGCTTACCTAGTCAGCATTCGCAGAAGATGTTCAGTTCTATGTCTTGGAAGATCGAGCTACTATTATAAGTCGGTGCGCAAGGACGATACCCCCTTACGACTCCGTATCAGGGATATTGCTGAAAGCCGTGTGCGCTACGGTTGCCATAGAATATATATCCTGTTGAGAAGAGAAGGCTGGTATGTGAACCACAAGAAGGTGCATCGCATATATTGCGAAGAAGGCTTGAACCTACGCTCTAAACGGCCAAGACGACATATCTCAGCAGCACGCCGAATGGATCGACCAGAACTCTCCACTATTGATCAGTGCTGGTCGATGGATTTTGTGGCTGATAATCTGTACAATGGCCGAAGAATCAGAGCATTAACTGTGGTCGATAATTTTAGTCGTGAATGCTTGGATATTTACGTAGATTCCTCGATAAAAGGTGATAAAGTCGTTGCCAGATTGGAATGGCTACGTGTCATCTCAGGTAGGAAGCCAATACGCATCCAAGTAGATAACGGCAGTGAATTTATTTCTAAAGCGCTTGATAAATGGGCTTATGAAAATGAAGTAGTTCTGGATTTTTCTAGGCCCGGAAAACCAACAGATAATCCGTTTATTGAATCTTTCAACGGAAGTTTTCGGGACGAGTGCTTGAATACACATTGGTTTTTATCTGTTTCAGACGCTCGAACCAGAATTGAAACATGGCGCAAGGAGTATAATGAATTTCGTCCGCATTCTTCATTGGGAGATCAGACGCCAAACGATTGTGCCCTTGCCCATAAGACGCCCTCAGAAGGCCGAATTTATCTATATTTGACCGGTACAGAATAA
- a CDS encoding class I SAM-dependent methyltransferase, producing the protein MIKYRELEDLLNEYAGKNSSVLEIGSRPGCYAFAHHSVIHIESNIENLKGLDLLTTGSSLPFKNESFDMIFMVAVDYYVEDHEAMLAECQRVLKKGGRLIIATYKQENLAHQVATQDEAWHAFSEDEYAARYKKAGFNNFVIDKIINNPPQNPLKRAVWHFIPRGVLMLRSQWRIYSGIKI; encoded by the coding sequence ATGATTAAGTACCGCGAATTAGAAGATTTATTAAATGAATATGCCGGTAAAAATTCATCCGTACTGGAAATTGGATCGAGACCCGGTTGCTACGCCTTTGCCCATCATAGCGTTATTCATATTGAGAGCAATATCGAGAATCTTAAGGGGCTTGATTTATTGACCACAGGATCTAGCCTGCCGTTTAAGAACGAGTCTTTTGATATGATTTTCATGGTTGCTGTTGATTATTACGTAGAGGACCATGAAGCCATGCTGGCAGAATGTCAGAGGGTTCTTAAAAAGGGTGGAAGGCTTATTATTGCAACCTACAAGCAAGAGAATTTAGCTCATCAGGTTGCCACTCAGGATGAAGCATGGCACGCCTTCTCGGAAGATGAATATGCTGCCAGATATAAAAAAGCGGGCTTTAATAATTTTGTAATAGACAAAATTATCAATAACCCGCCTCAGAATCCTTTAAAGCGTGCTGTATGGCATTTTATTCCGCGCGGGGTACTAATGCTCCGGTCGCAATGGAGAATTTATTCTGGGATTAAAATTTAG
- a CDS encoding GNAT family N-acetyltransferase, translated as MNQTQYNALTYWHDTPDQNFLKTAYAPTFKIDCCDCFGVAQLDPFFCYSSEVGLAITKFLSAYQLRILHGPVCENFEKQKLENWCEYLLSLSDAVRATSISVMPPYYNFFDNPALADDYDSVFTSAGFTRTKKHTVVLDIAQGEEAIFKKLKYETRRSVRRVAETDIKIVDLKKKEHIELWQDIKGRKSTIDTRRINNIAAQDNENYSYFVAVLDGEPLAWSGATWGKEVGYVEGITTAPAARYDKKKRFANYALQWHIIKEAIRREVKWFDYVGAEPDSGDPKKINIMKFKLSWGGELVSYNQYDKDINFLKSKLVQGIQFSNAYRKQLQQQYQARKK; from the coding sequence GTGAACCAGACACAATATAATGCATTAACTTATTGGCACGATACTCCGGATCAGAATTTTTTAAAAACAGCTTACGCTCCGACCTTTAAGATCGATTGTTGTGATTGCTTCGGAGTAGCCCAGCTTGATCCTTTTTTCTGCTATTCTTCCGAGGTCGGGCTGGCGATAACCAAGTTTTTGTCTGCCTATCAGCTACGTATACTTCATGGTCCTGTTTGCGAAAATTTTGAGAAGCAAAAACTCGAAAATTGGTGTGAATACCTATTGAGTCTTTCTGATGCAGTGAGAGCTACATCAATTTCAGTCATGCCCCCCTATTATAATTTTTTTGACAATCCTGCTCTTGCGGATGATTATGACTCTGTTTTCACTTCTGCAGGGTTTACCAGAACTAAAAAGCACACAGTTGTATTGGATATTGCTCAGGGTGAAGAGGCCATATTCAAAAAGTTGAAATATGAGACGCGTCGAAGTGTTCGCAGGGTTGCCGAGACAGATATTAAAATTGTTGATTTGAAAAAGAAAGAGCACATTGAGCTCTGGCAGGATATTAAAGGCCGGAAAAGCACAATTGATACTCGCAGAATTAATAATATAGCTGCACAGGATAATGAAAATTATTCATATTTTGTAGCTGTTCTTGATGGTGAGCCCTTAGCATGGTCAGGAGCCACATGGGGGAAAGAAGTGGGGTATGTTGAAGGTATCACCACCGCTCCTGCTGCCAGGTACGATAAGAAGAAGCGCTTTGCCAACTATGCATTGCAATGGCACATCATCAAGGAAGCAATCAGGCGCGAAGTCAAGTGGTTCGACTATGTCGGGGCTGAGCCTGATTCAGGTGATCCTAAAAAGATTAATATCATGAAATTTAAGCTGTCTTGGGGCGGAGAGCTCGTTTCATATAATCAATACGACAAAGACATTAATTTTTTGAAATCAAAGTTGGTTCAGGGGATCCAATTCAGCAATGCGTACAGAAAGCAGCTCCAACAACAATATCAGGCAAGAAAGAAGTAG
- a CDS encoding Gfo/Idh/MocA family protein — protein MKTAVIGTGAMGQHHVRLYSDIAGSELVGVVDHNTAQTDRLCALYGGRAYTDYREMLDKEKPDAVTIALPTSYHHQATMDCLDAGIHVMVEKPIAKTVDQAREMIAKAKEVNRVLKVGHIERFNPAVTQLKERLADGQLGRIFTIHSRRQSPYPGRITDVGVASDLATHELDMMRYIAQSEVHSMTAEISKVMNTDNEDIVFGLLRFENQILGILDVNWVTPTKIREISVTGENGMFTVDYLNQNLTFNSNYAAEQNENQSDWFKAKFGVAEGDFTRFRVEKREPLRVEIESFLECCRDNSSPLVTGEDGLEALNLALKIVDCNYNCGCKKIDNS, from the coding sequence ATGAAAACAGCAGTTATTGGAACAGGCGCTATGGGCCAGCACCATGTGCGTCTATATTCAGATATTGCCGGTTCGGAGCTTGTCGGAGTAGTTGACCATAACACTGCGCAGACTGACAGGCTTTGCGCCCTTTACGGTGGTCGTGCCTATACTGATTACCGTGAGATGCTTGATAAAGAAAAGCCTGATGCAGTAACCATCGCTTTACCCACCTCTTATCATCATCAGGCTACTATGGATTGCCTCGATGCAGGCATTCACGTGATGGTTGAAAAGCCTATTGCGAAGACTGTTGATCAAGCGCGCGAAATGATCGCGAAAGCTAAAGAAGTGAATCGGGTACTTAAAGTCGGACATATTGAACGTTTTAACCCTGCCGTAACACAGCTGAAGGAAAGACTTGCTGATGGTCAGTTAGGACGTATTTTTACCATTCATTCCAGACGTCAGTCTCCGTATCCCGGACGAATTACTGATGTTGGTGTAGCAAGTGACCTTGCAACACATGAACTCGATATGATGCGTTATATTGCACAGTCTGAAGTGCACTCCATGACTGCTGAAATATCCAAAGTCATGAATACTGATAACGAAGATATCGTTTTTGGTCTTCTACGTTTTGAAAACCAAATTCTCGGTATCTTGGACGTAAACTGGGTAACTCCGACTAAGATAAGGGAAATTTCTGTGACCGGTGAAAACGGTATGTTTACCGTTGATTACCTTAACCAGAATCTTACCTTCAACTCCAACTATGCTGCCGAGCAGAATGAAAACCAGAGTGATTGGTTCAAAGCTAAATTCGGAGTAGCAGAAGGTGATTTCACACGTTTTCGTGTAGAAAAGCGCGAACCCCTTCGTGTCGAGATTGAATCTTTTCTGGAATGCTGCAGGGATAATTCTTCCCCGCTCGTAACAGGTGAAGATGGACTTGAAGCACTTAATCTTGCTCTCAAAATTGTCGATTGTAATTACAATTGCGGGTGCAAGAAAATTGATAACAGTTAG